The sequence agcaacaggagccgagacaagccgaaaaaaaaaaagggcgtatctcatgaatagtcatacttggccctggcatcagataacggcggccataaggaaacaagctggctgctactgcatcagcgctcagagaatatcacggacatttgcagagcttttttcagatgttatagtaatacaataatgacttggatcgcattattgaggagtttggtgataaaacgagtgatcaggagatgattgatcggtatgtacgactattattattattattattattaatttatttcttagcataggtgaaagctataacgaacgaaagggtggggcggggctggagatgcctagtgagtgctttgttgatatgcagggccttttaaacccgtttgactgtgaaaaaaaataattttaaacagcgcatctaaaattaaccgtgtgtgaaaataaattggacctgacgcgtctgacacgcacttaataaatggactgcaaagggttaactgcaACTGTCAGATCTACAGCTAGGTGGTGTTGTGGGCCGTTTCAAACCAAGGCAGTAGGTAATGTTTCAAGTAGTGGTTcttaatcctggtcctgggggaccactgccctgctggtttttgttccaaacaAGCGCTCAATTacataattgaacccttaattgaactaataatttgcctaatctgagcattaattattttaaaacagatgGAGATTTCAATTTAGTTATACAATTGTACAAATAACTtaaattctccaactttttataaactacactatttaaaaagtcaaatgaaTCTAATTATTAGTTAATGAGGTAGCGTGTCGCATGACCTGATGACGTATAAGATGCCCTTTGTCAAAAGCTGTGGCTATTATCCTGAACCGAGTCAAACTGGTTTTTAAAGTGGAGATGGAGTTCAAGGATGTACATGACAATCAACTTGACATTCAGCCATATCAACAGAAGTAGGTAATGCTTCAATAAATGAAGAGTTTCAGATGTTTTGATCAGGTTGATAACAGACATagcattcaaaaaacaaaacccacCACCAAggttagagctatcagtaacatgaGAAAATAGACAGATAGATGCCTTTCCAAATGTTAttcttaaattaaaacacacacattattttgttTGCAATAACTGCTTTAAAAGTACATAGAgcgaacaaaataattccagtaaatgtaATATGTACTTCCCATTAACAGCACACatttgatgtatttaaatgagtttTCATATCAATGTCATATAGGTCCTTTGAGCGACCTTATGAGGTTGGTGTGTTGCtttgaagtatctgcaaggagtgTTCGATAAATATTCTtctaacagcttcaaataaaacagaaatcaaattcacttttaccataatgtgtggGCTTTTCCATATAGTAAAATAAGACCTATGAAATGATACATATTAGGTGAAATTTACTGGAGTTATTTGGTTGTTATCTAAACAGTAAATGGATTTGCAGACTTCATGAACACTGGCACACTCACGTCAGTCTGGATTGTATTCACAGCTTTCTTAAAATCTGCACTCTGGTTATACTTCTTCATGGAGTCTTCCAACGCTGTGCTAAAGCCGTCTTTCACCTGGGGAGAGGAGTAGAGAGTCAATACAAACCCAGAGAGAGGGGTGGTATCGGGCAGAGATTCTAGTGTCCAGTTCCTGGTCCTGCATTACCACTAGGCCTAAAGATTCTGTTTCAAGCAGCATTgcaaatatttttataaataggAATTTAAGAACTATAATcttgattgtttttatatttttattcacacatcataggtaaatcaaATTTGGAATACTCTTCAACTTTTACTGGGGCACATTTCTCCAGGAGACAGAATTTCTGATGAAGATGGCAGTGTAGAATGCTGATGATTGAAATGAGTGCTGAGGGAATCAGCATTGttacaggagggagtgtgatctggatacctGCCATCCTTAAAAGAGCAATGATCTGTATCCTGGTGCAGACTCCTGAGTAATCGTTGAGAAATGTATCCCCCAATTGAATCATGAGTCgttaacatgtttaaaaacagAAGGCTGCGATACACACAACACGGGACATGCAAAGGTACCAAACAGACACACGCTCACCTTATCTTTGAAGATATACCCAGCGATGGCTGCGGCAATCTCCACCAGGAAGATGAGGGTTAACAGCACAGCAAACTGAGGAGAGTATTGTAAGAAGATCTGTGTCATTTTACTGGTACAAAATACAGACACACAGTTATATGCTTcagaattattatatatatatatatatatatattatatatatatatatatatatatagatatatagatatagatatgatTTGTTATTTACTTGCTATAAGATCTAGTGTTGGATAACCAATTCAAAACTGCAGagtgatttatttattacatCTGATATCATCTTGGAATAGATCTGCCATGTATTCGTATCTTTAACGGTTGGGTAAACCAAACTGTTCCCAGGTCCAATGCCAAActgatgcagagcttgatctaagaaaGTAATTCTCTGACTTTCACATTATAGAATAATAGAACGCAATCATGGCATGCATGTTAATTTCACTCAAGATGTAAACAACCCACTTAGGGGGGCTCGGCCGTCCTCATTGGTGGAATAGCCATAATACAAGGAATGTACTTATGAGATGTTTTGATAACAAACCCACAACAACGAAGCTTGAGCTAATgttccctctggaatccccagcatGTTCACCAGACGTCTTGTTGGTTTGTGCAGAGAGTCAGTTCTATCCATACCATGTGATCATGCAGTGCTCAGTCAGTTCTATCCATACCATGTGATCATGCAGTGCTCAGTCAGTTCTATCCATACCATGTGATCATGCAGTGCTCAGTCAGTTCTATCCATACCATGTGATCATGCAGTGCTCAGTCAGTTCTATCCATACCGTTGTGATCATGCAGTAGCTCTCCTTCCAGGCACCGCAGCAGCCAAAGAAGGCGATGAAGAAGATGACCACGCCCACTGCGATGATGACGATGGGTGTGCCCGAGGCAGACGCATTGGTGATCAGCAGGGTCTTGTGGAGGGTCATCTGGACTATGATTCCAATCACGATGAGCGCAATCCCACAGatctggggagagagagagattggtcagctagaaagcatgtcagtcaacaggggaagcagctggttggttaatgatagGAAGAAACCATTAAAAGGGGTGGGGAAAATGTAACTCAGCAGGTGACCATGAAAGTGCAACAAGATGTGAAAGTATGGGTTGCAGAGGGATTTTGTTAACCCAGTGTAGTTCTCaatatcaggttttaaaataatgatttatgTTTACTACAAGGGGTTTATTAGAAATTAGgaaaatgacaaatgtttaacTGGAAGTCCTTCAATGTAATTGAACACTATTAGTcagaatgtttgtcattgaatttaagtctttcaaaactgcacatgaaaCCTGTATAACAAATGGAACAAGATTTATGAAATTGTTAACTTCAATAAGTTTTGCTTTGTACTTCGACAAATTTTCAGCACATATGATTTCATGTTTTCTTGTTCTTTCTATGAAAGTTTATAACTTGGCTGAATTAGAATCTCCATGTTCTGGGTCCACAGACCTACAATCAAATGGTTTCTCCAATCCTGTACGTGAGAAGCACTCTGAAAAGGGGATTTGTTTTTTCCACAGGCTACGCCAGTGTCAATATTGAACAATTAGATAAACAATAGAGGCCGGCTCTGTGACTGCTCACCTCGACAGGTGTGTCAGGTTAGGATCCCAGTGACTCAGCTTtcacatgactaggtaacccattccataccctaaCCACTTTGTGTGAAGTGTCATCAGTACCCTCATAACCTCTCTGTATTTGTACTCTTCCCTCCACAAGCAAGCTTTCGGTTTGCCTTTTAATCTCTTATTTGCTGTGCAGAAGATGACGATGGGTTCCAGAGTTTCCTGG comes from Acipenser ruthenus chromosome 42, fAciRut3.2 maternal haplotype, whole genome shotgun sequence and encodes:
- the LOC117401096 gene encoding CD63 antigen — translated: MAVEGGMKCVKFLLFIFNFLFWICGIALIVIGIIVQMTLHKTLLITNASASGTPIVIIAVGVVIFFIAFFGCCGAWKESYCMITTFAVLLTLIFLVEIAAAIAGYIFKDKVKDGFSTALEDSMKKYNQSADFKKAVNTIQTDFHCCGSHNYTDWFIYRPNLTVPDSCCKTPTLNCGNNVTSSNINQPGCAVTIDTWIQKNLLIVVGVALGIAFFQLLGIVFACVLMKAIRSGYEVM